Part of the Paenibacillus sp. JNUCC32 genome is shown below.
GCTCCGTTCGGAATCCGCCACAATGCAGTCAAAGGGTTAATGACCGCATTCATCAGCAGTTTACGATAGATCATCTCATCCATCTCATTCGACAATAAAGCTTCAAATCCTGCTCTATTCAGCTCTTTAACCAGCTCAATTTCATGATCTTCGCGGGATGTTGCCCCTATAAAGCTCGCAACAGGCATCATTTTGCCGATTGTCGTCGTTCCGTGGCCGGCGTGCAGAACCGAAGAACTGCTTGTACGCTTGGCCCCTTCCGTGGTAATCGCCGTATAGAGCTTCCACATGGGCAGCAGCTCCCGAAGTCGTTCCAAATGGCCTGTACCGTTCTGAAAACATATGAGATTGCGGCGATGGTGTCCGAATGGTGCCAGCACTTCCCTAGCCATCTCTTCGATCCCTTGCTGCTTCAACATGAGAAAGAGATAATCCGCATCCGCTGCCGCTCCCGACTCGGCAAAGGCATCCCATGCACGGACCGAAAAAGCATGGGGGGCAACGGTCTGAGGCTTCCCCTCCATTTCCTCGATCGTGATGCCGGATGCCCGGAGTTTGCTCGCCTGCTCCTCGCTGCGGCACCATACCGTGACGCCGCAGCCTGAAGCCGCAAGTTTGCCGGCATACAACAGGCCCAAAGAGCCGGCCCCGATGATATGTATATTCATAATCATCCCCCATTACTGTCTTTAAACATGATGTGCTAGTCTTAGTATATATCAGAATAATCTTCAATACGCACAAATAACCCGCCAAAGCGCATGAAATGCACTAGTGCGGGTTACGGCGGATCAGGACAACCTTTACCTATTCGATTCGTTCCAGATTACCGTTGGCATCCATTTTGAAGCGGGTCTTCAGTTCCTCGTCCTCTTCATTCAAAAAAGCCAGCCTCCGTGCCCGATCCATAATCTGAATCAGTGCCTTATAATCGTCATTGACCACATGGTAATCGGTTTTCACTTCGCTTACTTCCTTCAACAACCGTTGATTCTCGCTGCGGAGCCTTGCAAGCTCATCCTCTTTTTCACGCAAATTCTTCTCAAGCAGTTTGTACTGGCGTGAACTTTCCTGCAGCCCGCCCTTCCACTGACGAAGGAAACGGATCACCGCATCGATGGACAGCGTCTCTTCGCTTGCGCCATCATTTTTATAAACATCGTGCTCCATTTCCGGAGCTGCCAATCCTGCAACTTGAGGTCCGCTGGCGGAAGGCTGTTTTTTATAATAACTTCTCTTTTGACGCTGAGATTTCGCCAAGCTGATAGCATCCTCATATTTCTTGCGAACACAGCTGTTCCAACGAAATCCGCAAGCCGCCGATGTCCGGCCTATTCTTTCTCCGACTTCCTCAAAGGCAGCCAATTGGGTGCTGCCCTCACGAATATGACGCAGGGTTACCTCCGCCAGTATTAGGTCGTCCTCTGCGCTCCATGCATCCTGTCTCACTGCTGACATACCATAAAACCCTCCTAACGACATCCTAAAATAACCGTCTTCAATACCGTAAATCGGCTGCTGAATAGGGTATAAAAACTGCTTAGTTCATTTCTATGCCTCTCATAGAGTTCATAGAATCTATTTGATACTAAAATGTATTTCCATTTTGATTACAGATCATACTCTTACGGAGGGAAAAGGGGCGTTTCACCCAAATTGTTCCCGAATTCAATGTCCTGCTTCTGGTTAATAATAAAAAATAAAGGGTTTTCTTGAGTTAGGCGTTTACACGTTTTTCCCATAACGCTATAATGTTCATAGCAGCATTATGTGCGTACATACGAGAGGAGGATATAATCGTGGCACGGATGTTTCGAGTCCTTGGCTTTTTCACCCTGACCATCGGGTTGATGGCCTTTGCCGGAGATCATATTGAAATGGCACTGCTTTTCTTCCTGCAGACCGCATTTTTCGTGATCCTGGGATATTTGAAATTCACGGAGAGAACCTATATTCTTCTCTTCTGGGCTTATATGATCGTGACCTTCACAGGCTTTAGCTACTGGACGGTCTTCATTATGGGCAAACCACTCTAATATGTAAACCATGCAAGCGATAAACGAGATCCGCCGGCGGTCAACCTGGACAACCTGAGGCTGCGCTGGTGGATTTTCCTTGCGATTAGAGAACAAGTACTTAAAAGAGCGATCAGGTGCTTTAGCTGCCGGATCGCTTTTTTAGTGCCTAAAGGTTGATAATTGAGTCGTACGCGTCATATATTGGTAAAAATGAAGGGACAGACCATGGTTGGTATCCTTTCGACTAACAACCATGCAAGGAGGACTCCCGTTTGAAAGTACGAGTAAAATACCCACTCCTCCCGGTCTTGCTGTGTTTAACCCTGTTCTTCTGCTTCATCGGCGCTCCCGCTGCGGTTTATTCCCAGCAGGATGTCAGCCCCGTCATGCCTGACTCGGAAGAGGCGCGCAAGCTTCTGGAGGACAGCCTCTCCATCGTGGAAATCGATCATGAAATCGAACGGATAACCAAACGCATGGAGGAATTGCAGACTCTTCAGAATGAGCTGCAAACCCAAATCCAGGATATGGGCTTGCGCATTGAAGACCGGCGAGCTCGGGCGGCCGCCGTCCTTCGGTCATATTACATGGGTGAGCGGGATAACTTATTTTTCATGCTGCTGTCTGCAAAAGACTTAGCCGGCTTTTTCCGCGTCATGGACTTTTACGATATTATTATTCAGAACGACCGGGATACGCTTACCGTGTATAACAATCAGTACCGCTCCCTTGCTTCCGCTCAGGCTGAAGCAGCACGGAATGCGTCCCAGCTCGCCGAAGTAAAGGACAGCCTGGTGAAGCAGCGCGAACGGGTGCTTGCGCTTGAGCAGCAGGTAGATGGAGCACTCACAGCCAGCGGCAATCCGGATGCCATGAAGAGGCTGATCGAGGAGTTTACCCTCTATTGGGAGAATGTAGGGCTGTACGAGGTGAAGCGTCATTTCCAGGCCCTGGCTAGCGCCATGGAAAATCTGCCGTCGTTCGTCCAAGGCAGCAAGAACATACTGAAGACCAACGGCAAGGTATACACCATCGACATCCATGAAGATGATCTCAACACGTTTTTAAGATCCGAAGACGAAATCTTTAATAGCTTTGCGTTTCATTTTGACGATGGAAAAGTAATAGCTTCCGGCGAAAGCGGAAATTTGTCGCTGCTGATTGAAGGGAAATACACCGTCATTAACGAACCGGAGAATGCCATTATGTTTGAAGTCGACAAACTTGTGTTCAACCGGCTGGAATTGCCCGACACAACGCGCAGAGCGCTGCAGGAAGAATTCGACATGAACTTTTATCCCAAGCAGCTGGTTTCTTTCTTGAAAGCGACGGAGGTCGCAAGCGACGATCAACGATTAGTGGTCAAAATGGAGCTGGATCTATAGAAAAAGCTGCCCTCGAGGGCAGCTTTTTTCTTGTTATGGTTGAGCAGGCGTGTACAATTTCATATATTCTTCAACCGTTATTTCGCCATGCAGCAATCGATATGCCGATTCGCTATAAGTCTGGAAACCTTCCGAATCGCCAAAATCCAAAGCGGCCGGCTCATTCCGAGAGAGCAGCACCTGGGCGGGAACCGCTGCTTTTTGCCAAATGCCCCGATCCCTCAGGTTCGTGCCCGTGACATACATTTCGGATACAACGGGGAGTGTTCCTGACGTTTTGCTCCATTCCTGCTGCATCTCTTTGCTTGTCATATACGTAATCCATTTCATGGCAAGCGCAGACGACTCCGTCTGTGCGGCTACCGCAAAACTTCTCGCTCGCACAACCGGCGTATTCAAATGACTCTTTCCCATGGCCAATGCGGAAGACAATCCGCTTACCTCTCGGTCCGCGAAGCTCGAATACGGCTCAATGGCCACGGAAGCCTCCTCTATGCCAGAGGAAGGTTCCTGCCCCGTTTCTATCGTAGCTGCTGCGCCGTGGGACGATTCCATCTTTCGAAGGTGATTGCGGATTAACATTTCAAGTACTTCTTGATCCGGCTTGGAAGGATCGCCTTCAAGCAAATGCACCGCCGCGCCGAATGCGTAAGGATCCTTCGGATCAAATGAGAGGACAGGGCTCGTCTTATGAAGCTCCATATATTCCTTCCAAGCCTGACGGCTCTCCGGCATGTTAAATGAGGCGCCGTCCTTCCCTTCGGTCTGCCAGGTCACGATATAGGGATCTATATCAAAAGGCATTCCCCATTGATACCCGTTCCATTGCAGCTGCGGCAGAAGACCATTCAGGGTATCCTCGCCGGTCACCGTTGTCTGTGATGCATCGACGGGCAGAAGATATCCCGTCATTGCAAGCGCTTTAATGTAATGGGAATCCGTTAATATAATGTCCGGTCCTTCGCCAAGGGACATATGAAGCAAAAACGATTCTTTCTCCGTACTGGCTGTTTCCAGAGGCGTGATTTCGATCTCGGCTCCGGTCTCTTCCATAAAGCGTTCGTTGAGCGCTTTCAGGTGCCTCAGCTCGTCCGGATTCAATTGGACGCCGACCTTGATGGGGCCCAGGTCGCTCTCTGGTACCTCCGGCCTCTGCTGCGGAGGAATCGGTTCATCCCCGGGCGGTTCCCGTCTCGTATGATGAGTGAAGTCAAAGCTGGGAGATAAACTGGATAAGGATAATAATAAAATGGCGAATAAGAACCAATATTTCTTCCTCTTCATATCCCCTCTTCACTCCTCCCATAGTCGCATGCCCTTATTTTACCAAACTTATAGTGCTCTTGTCCTATCTTTTTTTATAATTTACCAGTCCATATTTTACTAATAGGACCCGATCGCTAAAAGGACTGTCCTATGAATTCCGGACAGTCCTTCTCGTACAAGTTACTTTGTGAGATCATTTCTCGGGAAATATCACGCTACAGCAAATCGGCCGCCAGCTGTGCCAGCTTGGAACGCTCCCCTTTAGTCAGCGTAATATGTCCGCTTAAACCTTCCTGCTTAAATCGTTCAACCACATAGGTCAACCCATTGCTAACGGCATCCAGGTAGGGATGGTCAATCTGTTCGGGGTCCCCCATCAGTATCACCTTGCTCCCTTCTCCCGCCCGGGAAACAATCGTCTTGACCTCATGGCGGGATAAGTTCTGAGCCTCATCAACGATGATGAACTGACCTGGAATGGAGCGACCGCGGATGTAAGTCAGTGCTTCTACCTGGATGCTTCCCAGACCCATCAATATTTTATCGATATCGCCGGATTTCTTGGTGTCGAACAAATACTCCAGGTTGTCATAGATCGGCTGCATCCACGGTCTCAGCTTCTCTTCCTTTTCTCCCGGCAAATATCCGATATCTTTCCCCATCGGAACGACCGGACGCGCAATGAGCAGTTTTTTGTATTTGTGCTCATCCTCCACCTTGGATAGTCCTGCTGCCAATGCCAGCAAAGTTTTTCCCGTTCCGGCTTTTCCCGTAATGGTAACCAGCGGAATGTCGTCATTCAGGAGAAGCTCAATCGCCATGCGCTGTTGAGCATTCCGGGCACTGATGCCCCATACGGGCTCGTTGCTTAGATGAAGCGGCTCTAGACGGGTTGCATCTTCATTCACATGAAGAAGGGCAGACTTGCCGGTTCCCATCTCGTCCTTCAGAATAACGAATTCGTGCGGATAAAGCGGATAAGAGAGTTGAAGTGGTTTAATCGGCAAATAACGATAGCTGTAGAATTCATCGATCACAGAAGGATGCACCTTGATCGTTGAGAATCCCGGATATAATTCGCTTGGATCCGCCGTGCGGTCAGATAGATAATCCTGTGTCGTTAGCCCAAGCACATCCGCTTTTATTCGAACGAGGACATCCTTGCTGACAAGAACAACGGGTCTTCCGTCCTCCTTCGGCTCCTCCTCCAATTTATAATTTAACGCGACAGCCAAAATACGATTGTCGTTCGATGCTTCGCTAAATAACTCCTGTACCTTGACGAAGCTGCGATGATTTAGCTCAACCTTCAACGTCCCGCCGTTCTCCAGAAGAACTCCGTCGTGAAGATGCCCTTGTTCTCTAAGCCCATCAAGCAATCGGGAGACCATACGGGCATTGCGGCCGATTTCATCGGCATTTCGCTTTTTGGAATCAATCTCTTCAAGAACCACCGCAGGAATGATGACTTCATGCTCCTCGAATGCATAAATCGATTGAGGATCATGCAGCAGTACGTTCGTATCCAGTACAAATATTTTTTTCATCTTATCCCTCCACTGCTTCTTCATCAGGTACACACATAAACCTTTCCGTCCCGGACATAATAAGCGTAGCGACTGGAGTAATTTAGCGAATTCTATTACGAAAGGACAGATCAATCCATGAGAGCTGCTCTATCCATCATGCTGGCGGTGTTGTTGCTCGCAGGCTGCGGGACC
Proteins encoded:
- a CDS encoding coiled-coil domain-containing protein; this encodes MKVRVKYPLLPVLLCLTLFFCFIGAPAAVYSQQDVSPVMPDSEEARKLLEDSLSIVEIDHEIERITKRMEELQTLQNELQTQIQDMGLRIEDRRARAAAVLRSYYMGERDNLFFMLLSAKDLAGFFRVMDFYDIIIQNDRDTLTVYNNQYRSLASAQAEAARNASQLAEVKDSLVKQRERVLALEQQVDGALTASGNPDAMKRLIEEFTLYWENVGLYEVKRHFQALASAMENLPSFVQGSKNILKTNGKVYTIDIHEDDLNTFLRSEDEIFNSFAFHFDDGKVIASGESGNLSLLIEGKYTVINEPENAIMFEVDKLVFNRLELPDTTRRALQEEFDMNFYPKQLVSFLKATEVASDDQRLVVKMELDL
- a CDS encoding DUF2626 domain-containing protein — its product is MARMFRVLGFFTLTIGLMAFAGDHIEMALLFFLQTAFFVILGYLKFTERTYILLFWAYMIVTFTGFSYWTVFIMGKPL
- a CDS encoding ketopantoate reductase family protein — translated: MNIHIIGAGSLGLLYAGKLAASGCGVTVWCRSEEQASKLRASGITIEEMEGKPQTVAPHAFSVRAWDAFAESGAAADADYLFLMLKQQGIEEMAREVLAPFGHHRRNLICFQNGTGHLERLRELLPMWKLYTAITTEGAKRTSSSSVLHAGHGTTTIGKMMPVASFIGATSREDHEIELVKELNRAGFEALLSNEMDEMIYRKLLMNAVINPLTALWRIPNGALLSSPERVGLMKQLYHEGILVYEAAGIPYGNKLWEWIVSVCQSTSGNTSSMLKDVMDGRTTEVAWINGSIVQLGHKYGVSVPKHELITQLIEGMNL
- a CDS encoding extracellular solute-binding protein; this encodes MKRKKYWFLFAILLLSLSSLSPSFDFTHHTRREPPGDEPIPPQQRPEVPESDLGPIKVGVQLNPDELRHLKALNERFMEETGAEIEITPLETASTEKESFLLHMSLGEGPDIILTDSHYIKALAMTGYLLPVDASQTTVTGEDTLNGLLPQLQWNGYQWGMPFDIDPYIVTWQTEGKDGASFNMPESRQAWKEYMELHKTSPVLSFDPKDPYAFGAAVHLLEGDPSKPDQEVLEMLIRNHLRKMESSHGAAATIETGQEPSSGIEEASVAIEPYSSFADREVSGLSSALAMGKSHLNTPVVRARSFAVAAQTESSALAMKWITYMTSKEMQQEWSKTSGTLPVVSEMYVTGTNLRDRGIWQKAAVPAQVLLSRNEPAALDFGDSEGFQTYSESAYRLLHGEITVEEYMKLYTPAQP
- a CDS encoding RsfA family transcriptional regulator translates to MSAVRQDAWSAEDDLILAEVTLRHIREGSTQLAAFEEVGERIGRTSAACGFRWNSCVRKKYEDAISLAKSQRQKRSYYKKQPSASGPQVAGLAAPEMEHDVYKNDGASEETLSIDAVIRFLRQWKGGLQESSRQYKLLEKNLREKEDELARLRSENQRLLKEVSEVKTDYHVVNDDYKALIQIMDRARRLAFLNEEDEELKTRFKMDANGNLERIE
- a CDS encoding PhoH family protein, producing MKKIFVLDTNVLLHDPQSIYAFEEHEVIIPAVVLEEIDSKKRNADEIGRNARMVSRLLDGLREQGHLHDGVLLENGGTLKVELNHRSFVKVQELFSEASNDNRILAVALNYKLEEEPKEDGRPVVLVSKDVLVRIKADVLGLTTQDYLSDRTADPSELYPGFSTIKVHPSVIDEFYSYRYLPIKPLQLSYPLYPHEFVILKDEMGTGKSALLHVNEDATRLEPLHLSNEPVWGISARNAQQRMAIELLLNDDIPLVTITGKAGTGKTLLALAAGLSKVEDEHKYKKLLIARPVVPMGKDIGYLPGEKEEKLRPWMQPIYDNLEYLFDTKKSGDIDKILMGLGSIQVEALTYIRGRSIPGQFIIVDEAQNLSRHEVKTIVSRAGEGSKVILMGDPEQIDHPYLDAVSNGLTYVVERFKQEGLSGHITLTKGERSKLAQLAADLL